A single Streptomyces sp. Edi2 DNA region contains:
- a CDS encoding DUF4442 domain-containing protein, giving the protein MSSETLPSIGEMMAASVPMVRTLNLEFTETTAERAVVRMPDQSDFHNHVGGPHAGAMFTLAESASGAIVMTAFGDQLGRAVPLAVRAEIGYKKLAMGPVTATAELGRPVAEVVAELDAGGRPEFPVNIALTREDGAVTGEMSIVWTLRPNK; this is encoded by the coding sequence ATGTCCTCCGAGACCCTGCCGTCGATCGGCGAAATGATGGCGGCATCCGTGCCGATGGTCCGCACCCTGAACCTCGAGTTCACCGAGACCACCGCCGAGCGCGCCGTGGTCCGCATGCCCGACCAGTCCGACTTCCACAACCACGTCGGCGGACCGCACGCCGGCGCGATGTTCACCCTCGCCGAGTCCGCGAGCGGTGCCATCGTGATGACGGCCTTCGGCGATCAGCTCGGCCGTGCGGTGCCGCTGGCCGTGCGCGCCGAGATCGGCTACAAGAAGCTCGCCATGGGGCCGGTCACCGCCACCGCGGAGCTGGGCCGCCCGGTGGCCGAGGTGGTCGCCGAGCTCGACGCCGGCGGGCGTCCGGAGTTCCCCGTGAACATCGCCCTCACCCGCGAGGACGGCGCGGTCACCGGCGAGATGAGCATTGTGTGGACCCTGCGCCCCAACAAGTGA
- a CDS encoding AAA family ATPase, translating to MTAWADRRPPPAVVGRAVEHEQVSGLLSGAPLVTLTGAAGVGKSVLARAVLEEHTARHGGTVIRVGCWDGLTEGGPAEALLRAAGQSDTACRDTARPLARQAADPGAGAPLPGGTGRTDATAACPPAGATALAALAAYCRRQRATVLLDDCDPVLAECAQLVRRLLRADPSLRIVVTARGPLGLAEERVVDLAPLPVTLGEGIAGPAVELLATRAGAAAPELLVTVCQALEGSPLAIALAAHQLDRMSLPQLAAQVGTDGPLFYSGPAATVRHTSLHAAQAAGYALCSPTDRRVWARLSVLPGDFDPWLAGCVCTSSDVPAAAVDSALERLRTASVVERVRDAGGAHEDTGAALPPRYRLPRAARDFGRTQLREAGEESAALRRFRQACAALAAEAQIAWQGPNQQVAVRLVEDEQANLDAALTRPPQDAEDALGALEIAVSLWFHWAACGFRREGRAHLDRLLLLSRDDTALRARALWLAGYLAAQEHSLAAAEALLDEAWTAAVMHADSDGLARIAHAHAVLELYRGNTAAAVACLEEATRHHSRDPWFGPGPAHSWALLAIALAPLDAERARTAAHRAWEVRHCDGDFWLYSTVLYARAMTESVHGKPAAALRACHKALVAKKLIGDPLFIAGVRNMLAGLRRAVRNGAARPDADEETPWWQRGGPGVRARPFFSRLRAGS from the coding sequence ATGACCGCGTGGGCCGATCGCCGGCCACCGCCCGCCGTAGTGGGGCGGGCAGTTGAGCATGAGCAGGTGTCCGGGCTGTTGAGCGGTGCTCCGCTGGTGACGCTCACCGGGGCCGCCGGGGTGGGCAAGAGCGTGCTGGCCCGCGCCGTCCTGGAGGAGCACACCGCTCGGCACGGCGGCACGGTCATCCGGGTCGGCTGCTGGGACGGACTGACCGAGGGCGGTCCTGCCGAGGCGCTGCTCCGGGCCGCGGGGCAGTCGGACACCGCCTGCCGGGACACCGCCCGCCCCCTCGCCCGGCAGGCGGCCGACCCCGGTGCCGGCGCACCACTTCCCGGCGGGACGGGCCGGACGGATGCCACCGCGGCATGCCCTCCCGCGGGCGCCACCGCCCTCGCGGCGCTGGCCGCATACTGCCGGCGGCAGCGCGCGACCGTACTGCTGGACGACTGCGACCCGGTGCTCGCCGAGTGCGCACAGCTCGTGCGGCGGCTGCTGAGGGCCGATCCGTCGCTGCGTATCGTGGTGACCGCACGGGGCCCGCTGGGGCTGGCCGAGGAGCGGGTCGTCGACCTCGCGCCGCTGCCGGTGACGCTGGGCGAGGGGATCGCCGGACCGGCGGTCGAACTGCTGGCCACGCGGGCCGGGGCCGCGGCGCCCGAGCTCCTGGTCACGGTGTGCCAGGCGCTGGAGGGCTCACCGCTGGCAATCGCCCTGGCCGCGCACCAGCTGGACCGGATGTCCCTGCCGCAGCTCGCGGCGCAGGTGGGCACGGACGGTCCGCTGTTCTACTCCGGGCCGGCGGCAACCGTGCGGCACACCTCCCTGCACGCCGCGCAGGCCGCGGGGTACGCCCTCTGCTCGCCCACCGACCGCCGGGTGTGGGCCAGGCTCTCGGTGCTTCCCGGCGACTTCGACCCCTGGCTCGCCGGATGCGTCTGCACCAGCAGTGACGTGCCCGCAGCGGCGGTCGACAGCGCGCTGGAACGGCTCCGTACGGCCTCGGTCGTCGAACGTGTACGGGACGCGGGCGGCGCGCACGAGGACACCGGGGCCGCGCTGCCACCGCGCTACCGACTGCCGCGCGCCGCCCGGGACTTCGGCCGGACGCAGCTGCGGGAGGCGGGCGAGGAGTCCGCGGCGCTGCGACGCTTCCGGCAGGCGTGTGCGGCGCTCGCGGCCGAGGCCCAGATCGCCTGGCAGGGACCGAACCAGCAGGTCGCCGTGCGGCTGGTGGAGGACGAACAGGCCAATCTCGACGCGGCGCTGACCCGGCCGCCGCAGGACGCGGAGGATGCGCTCGGGGCGCTGGAGATCGCGGTGTCCCTGTGGTTCCACTGGGCCGCCTGCGGCTTCCGCCGTGAGGGGCGGGCCCATCTGGACCGCCTGCTGCTGCTCTCCCGGGACGACACCGCGCTGCGGGCCCGGGCACTGTGGCTGGCCGGCTACCTCGCCGCACAGGAACATTCGCTTGCCGCCGCGGAGGCCCTGCTCGACGAGGCCTGGACGGCCGCCGTGATGCATGCGGACTCCGACGGACTGGCCCGTATCGCGCATGCGCACGCCGTACTGGAGCTGTACCGCGGGAACACCGCGGCGGCCGTGGCGTGTCTGGAGGAGGCGACCCGGCACCACTCCAGGGATCCATGGTTCGGTCCGGGGCCCGCCCACAGCTGGGCGCTGCTCGCCATCGCCCTGGCGCCGCTCGACGCGGAACGGGCGAGGACGGCCGCCCACCGCGCCTGGGAGGTCCGGCACTGCGACGGTGATTTCTGGCTGTACTCGACGGTCCTCTACGCCCGTGCCATGACCGAGAGCGTCCATGGGAAACCGGCGGCGGCGCTGCGCGCCTGCCACAAGGCGCTGGTGGCCAAGAAACTCATCGGTGACCCTCTGTTCATCGCGGGCGTCCGCAACATGCTGGCGGGCCTGCGCCGGGCGGTGCGCAACGGGGCGGCACGGCCGGACGCCGACGAGGAGACACCGTGGTGGCAGCGCGGCGGGCCCGGTGTACGGGCCCGGCCGTTCTTCTCGCGGCTGCGGGCGGGGTCCTGA
- a CDS encoding fused MFS/spermidine synthase: MDEAPEPIPVTRTVDCGTAKLLPDVDRPRAWLLTVDGAPQSYVDLDAPAHLEFEYVRRLAYVLDEVAAPGRPLDALHLGGGALTLPRYLAATRPHSRQDVIEADRGLLALVTEHLPLPGDCGITVHAEDARTALEAAPEGSADVIVADVFGGSRVPAHLTSVEYARAAARVLRPDGCYAANLADGAPFGFLRGQLANFAAVFAHLALIAEPSVLRGRRFGNAVLLASRAPLPLAALARRTAGDAFPARVEHGGALRRLIAEAVPVRDADAVASPMPPDGAFSVG; the protein is encoded by the coding sequence GTGGACGAAGCACCCGAGCCGATACCCGTCACCCGGACCGTGGACTGCGGCACGGCCAAGCTGCTGCCGGACGTCGACCGCCCGCGTGCCTGGCTGCTCACGGTGGATGGTGCACCCCAGTCGTACGTGGACCTCGACGCGCCGGCCCATCTGGAATTCGAGTACGTACGCCGCCTGGCATACGTCCTGGACGAGGTGGCCGCCCCGGGCCGGCCGCTCGACGCGCTGCACCTGGGCGGCGGGGCGCTGACCCTGCCGCGCTATCTCGCCGCCACCCGTCCGCACTCCCGGCAGGACGTCATCGAGGCCGACCGCGGGCTGCTCGCCCTGGTGACGGAACACCTGCCGCTGCCCGGCGACTGCGGGATCACGGTGCACGCCGAGGACGCCAGGACGGCTCTGGAGGCGGCGCCGGAGGGCAGCGCCGATGTCATCGTGGCGGATGTCTTCGGCGGCTCGCGGGTGCCGGCCCATCTCACCTCGGTCGAGTACGCGCGGGCCGCCGCCAGGGTGCTGCGACCGGACGGCTGTTACGCCGCGAACCTCGCGGACGGCGCGCCGTTCGGCTTTCTGCGCGGCCAACTCGCCAATTTCGCCGCGGTCTTCGCACACCTCGCACTGATCGCCGAGCCCTCGGTGCTGCGCGGCCGCCGGTTCGGCAACGCCGTGCTGCTCGCCTCGCGCGCACCGCTTCCGCTCGCCGCGCTGGCCCGGCGGACGGCCGGTGACGCCTTCCCGGCCCGGGTCGAGCACGGCGGGGCCCTGCGGCGGCTGATCGCGGAGGCGGTCCCCGTACGCGATGCCGACGCGGTGGCGTCCCCGATGCCACCGGACGGCGCGTTCAGCGTCGGCTGA
- a CDS encoding DUF4333 domain-containing protein: MRNLRVVGLTLAGTALLAGSLTAGTQWLGERGATSEVTGTTDAVPRDEVARSISGHLTLPVIPRGPRSVDCARDLRAVKGARTHCTAHYLQGTDRGMTVRVVRVRGGEITYVHDAPHR; this comes from the coding sequence GTGCGGAATCTGCGAGTCGTCGGTCTGACGCTGGCCGGCACGGCTCTGCTGGCGGGCAGCCTCACGGCGGGGACCCAGTGGCTGGGGGAGCGGGGCGCGACCAGTGAGGTGACCGGGACGACCGATGCCGTCCCGCGCGACGAGGTCGCCCGCTCCATCTCGGGTCATCTGACGCTGCCGGTGATCCCCCGGGGGCCGCGCTCGGTCGACTGCGCCAGGGACCTGCGTGCGGTCAAAGGCGCACGGACCCATTGCACGGCGCACTACCTGCAAGGGACGGACCGCGGCATGACGGTACGCGTCGTCCGGGTCCGCGGGGGCGAGATCACTTATGTCCACGACGCCCCGCATCGCTGA
- the tuf gene encoding elongation factor Tu, whose protein sequence is MPKTAYVRTKPHVNIGTMGHVDHGKTTLTAAITKVLSERGSGTFMPFDRIDRAPEEAARGITINISHVEYETGTRHYAHVDMPGHADFIKNMVTGAAQLDGAILVVSALDGIMPQTAEHVLLAKQVGVRHIVVALNKADAGDPELTDLVELEVRELLSTHGYDGEHVPVVRVSGLRALEGDPRWTAAIDALLDAVDTYVPMPERYVDAPFLLPVENVLTITGRGTVVTGAVERGTVRVGDRVAVLGAETETTVTGLETFGKPMESAEAGDNVALLLRGLHRDQVRRGHVVAAPGSVTPRRRFTAEVYVLSTEEAGRRTPLSTGYRPQFYIRTADVVGDLDLGERGIARPGETVTVSVELGRDVPLERGLGFAIREGGRTVGAGTVRTVEE, encoded by the coding sequence ATGCCCAAGACGGCATATGTGCGCACCAAGCCGCACGTGAACATCGGCACCATGGGTCACGTCGACCACGGCAAGACGACGCTGACCGCGGCCATCACCAAGGTCCTCAGCGAGCGGGGCAGTGGCACGTTCATGCCCTTCGACCGGATCGACCGGGCCCCGGAGGAGGCCGCCCGCGGCATCACCATCAACATCTCGCACGTCGAGTACGAGACCGGCACCCGCCACTACGCCCATGTCGACATGCCCGGTCACGCCGACTTCATCAAAAACATGGTGACCGGCGCGGCGCAGCTCGACGGCGCGATCCTCGTGGTCTCGGCGCTCGACGGGATCATGCCGCAGACCGCCGAGCATGTGCTGCTCGCCAAGCAGGTGGGCGTCCGGCACATCGTCGTCGCCCTCAACAAGGCCGACGCCGGCGACCCGGAGCTCACCGACCTGGTGGAGCTGGAGGTGCGCGAACTGCTGAGTACGCACGGCTACGACGGGGAGCATGTACCCGTCGTACGCGTCTCGGGACTGCGTGCCCTGGAGGGCGACCCGCGCTGGACGGCGGCGATCGACGCGCTGCTGGACGCCGTCGACACCTATGTGCCGATGCCCGAGCGGTATGTGGACGCGCCCTTTCTGCTGCCGGTGGAGAACGTGCTGACCATCACCGGCCGCGGCACGGTCGTCACCGGAGCCGTCGAGCGCGGCACCGTACGGGTCGGCGACCGGGTCGCGGTGCTCGGCGCGGAGACCGAGACGACGGTCACCGGGCTGGAGACGTTCGGCAAGCCCATGGAGTCCGCCGAGGCCGGGGACAATGTCGCGCTGCTGCTGCGCGGTCTGCACCGCGACCAGGTGCGCCGCGGGCACGTGGTCGCCGCGCCGGGCAGCGTCACACCGCGGCGCCGTTTCACCGCCGAGGTGTATGTGCTCTCCACCGAGGAGGCCGGCCGCCGTACGCCGCTGTCCACCGGCTACCGGCCGCAGTTCTACATCCGTACCGCGGATGTGGTCGGCGACCTCGACCTCGGCGAGCGGGGCATCGCCCGGCCCGGAGAGACGGTGACGGTGTCGGTCGAACTGGGCCGGGACGTGCCGCTGGAGCGGGGCCTGGGCTTCGCCATTCGCGAGGGCGGGCGCACCGTCGGCGCGGGCACGGTGCGTACCGTCGAGGAGTAG
- a CDS encoding roadblock/LC7 domain-containing protein: MNYDLSWMLDSALELPEAQHAILVSADGLLMARSKEVGRDHADTVAAAMSGMQSLSRTVADFCHGGAAPASRPQWRQTLVEFDHGWVFLISAGEGAYLAVSASPDVDMAEITFRMQQLVGQLGKALTSPPRERADIQS, from the coding sequence GTGAACTACGATCTGTCGTGGATGCTTGACAGTGCTCTGGAATTGCCCGAAGCGCAGCACGCCATTCTCGTCTCCGCCGACGGCCTGCTCATGGCCCGCTCCAAGGAAGTCGGCCGGGACCACGCCGACACCGTCGCCGCCGCGATGAGCGGAATGCAGTCGCTGAGCCGTACGGTCGCCGATTTCTGTCATGGCGGTGCAGCCCCCGCCAGTCGGCCGCAATGGCGGCAGACGCTGGTCGAGTTCGACCACGGCTGGGTCTTTCTCATCTCGGCCGGCGAGGGCGCCTATCTCGCGGTCTCGGCTTCTCCCGATGTCGACATGGCGGAGATCACCTTCCGTATGCAGCAGCTTGTCGGCCAGCTCGGTAAGGCACTGACCAGTCCGCCGCGCGAGAGGGCTGATATCCAGTCATGA
- a CDS encoding patatin-like phospholipase family protein produces the protein MAGTALVLGGGGLTGIGWEIGVLAGLAEEGLDLVGADVVVGTSAGSIVGAHLTSGHLPLEEMYEHQLAPPDTARPSARMGPAALARFAAIALRSRDVVSFGVRMGKLAVAARTVTEAEQRTVIARTLSLTDWPTRRLVITAVDAATGERTAFDDTSGVRLLDAVGASCAVPGVYPPVTIDGTRWIDGGVHSSANADLAAGYERVVIVAPMAASGGPIAGPRSQGEQLARRGARVCVLTPDRAARAAFGRNVLDPAKRADAARAGRRQAAAQVARIRQVWSD, from the coding sequence ATGGCGGGCACGGCACTGGTCCTGGGCGGCGGAGGGCTCACCGGCATCGGCTGGGAGATCGGAGTGCTCGCGGGTCTCGCCGAGGAGGGCCTCGACCTCGTCGGCGCCGACGTGGTCGTCGGCACTTCCGCCGGTTCGATCGTCGGCGCCCACCTCACCTCGGGGCACCTCCCCCTGGAGGAGATGTACGAGCACCAGCTCGCCCCGCCCGATACGGCCCGCCCGTCCGCCCGGATGGGCCCGGCCGCGCTGGCCCGCTTCGCGGCCATCGCGCTGCGCTCCCGGGACGTGGTGTCCTTCGGCGTACGGATGGGGAAGCTGGCCGTTGCGGCGCGTACCGTCACCGAGGCGGAACAGCGCACGGTGATCGCCCGGACCCTGAGCCTGACCGACTGGCCGACCCGCCGGCTGGTGATCACGGCGGTGGACGCCGCGACGGGGGAGCGGACCGCCTTCGACGACACCAGCGGGGTGCGGCTGCTGGACGCGGTGGGCGCGAGCTGCGCGGTCCCCGGTGTCTATCCGCCGGTCACCATCGACGGCACCCGGTGGATCGATGGCGGGGTGCACTCCAGCGCCAATGCCGATCTGGCCGCCGGATACGAACGGGTGGTGATCGTCGCGCCGATGGCGGCCAGTGGCGGGCCGATCGCCGGACCGCGGTCGCAGGGGGAGCAACTGGCCCGCCGTGGTGCGCGGGTGTGCGTGCTGACCCCCGACCGCGCGGCCCGGGCGGCGTTCGGCCGCAATGTCCTGGACCCCGCCAAGCGCGCGGACGCGGCCCGTGCGGGGCGCCGGCAGGCCGCAGCCCAGGTGGCGCGGATCCGGCAGGTCTGGTCGGACTGA
- a CDS encoding MFS transporter — protein sequence MVRARPAWAGRNFVLLTGATVIANLGSSGALIAAAFAVLAAGGSATDVGLVAAARTIALVLFLLVGGAVADRLPRHRVMVAANVLSCVSQGLFALLVLTGEPRLWQMAVLAALGGTGQAFFAPASEGMVLASVSGEQAGRAFAVFRMGMNGANIGGTALGGALVAAVGPGWVLAVDSASFALAALLRAFLDVGGVAARAPGGGVLHDLRDGWREVASRSWLWAVVVQFSLVNAVVSAAEAVYGPLVAEQHLGGPEPWGLALAAFGAGTVGGALVMTRVKPHRLLLTGTLCVFPLALPSAALAVPLPAGGLAAVMFGTGIAVEVFAVTWMTALHQEIPEEKFSRVSSYDWLGSLAMVPLATALAGPVQDLIGRQAALWGCSAMIALLTAAVLCVPGVRRLTRRTPPEPAAGPALSPGAGATPAQAAQAE from the coding sequence GTGGTGAGGGCCCGCCCCGCATGGGCGGGGCGCAACTTTGTGCTGCTCACCGGTGCCACGGTGATCGCGAACCTCGGCAGTTCCGGCGCGCTGATCGCCGCCGCCTTCGCGGTGCTCGCCGCCGGTGGCTCCGCCACCGATGTCGGCCTGGTGGCCGCCGCGCGGACGATCGCGCTGGTCCTCTTCCTGCTGGTCGGCGGTGCGGTCGCCGACCGGCTCCCCCGGCATCGGGTGATGGTCGCCGCGAACGTCCTCAGCTGCGTGTCACAGGGCCTGTTCGCGCTACTCGTCCTGACCGGCGAACCACGGTTGTGGCAGATGGCCGTGCTGGCGGCACTCGGCGGCACCGGACAGGCCTTCTTCGCGCCGGCCTCCGAGGGCATGGTGCTCGCCAGTGTCTCCGGCGAGCAGGCGGGGCGTGCCTTCGCCGTTTTCCGGATGGGCATGAACGGCGCGAACATCGGCGGCACGGCACTCGGCGGCGCGCTGGTCGCCGCGGTCGGTCCCGGCTGGGTGCTAGCCGTCGACTCCGCCTCCTTCGCCCTCGCGGCCCTGCTGCGCGCCTTCCTCGACGTCGGCGGCGTCGCCGCGCGGGCGCCCGGCGGTGGGGTGCTGCACGATCTGCGGGACGGCTGGCGCGAGGTCGCCTCCCGGTCCTGGCTGTGGGCGGTGGTGGTGCAGTTCTCCCTCGTCAACGCGGTGGTATCGGCCGCCGAGGCGGTCTACGGGCCCCTGGTCGCGGAACAGCATCTGGGCGGCCCGGAACCTTGGGGGCTGGCGCTGGCCGCCTTCGGGGCGGGCACCGTGGGCGGCGCCCTCGTGATGACCCGGGTCAAGCCGCACCGCCTCCTGCTCACCGGGACGCTGTGCGTGTTCCCGCTCGCCCTGCCGTCCGCCGCGCTCGCCGTCCCCCTCCCGGCGGGCGGGCTCGCCGCGGTCATGTTCGGCACCGGGATCGCGGTCGAGGTCTTCGCGGTGACCTGGATGACGGCGCTGCACCAGGAGATCCCCGAGGAGAAGTTCTCCCGGGTCTCGTCCTACGACTGGCTCGGGTCCCTGGCCATGGTTCCGCTCGCCACCGCGCTGGCCGGCCCGGTACAGGACCTCATCGGCCGGCAAGCCGCGCTGTGGGGCTGCTCCGCCATGATCGCGCTGCTGACGGCGGCGGTGCTGTGCGTCCCCGGGGTGCGGCGGCTCACCCGGCGGACACCGCCGGAGCCCGCGGCGGGCCCAGCACTCTCCCCTGGCGCCGGGGCGACGCCGGCGCAGGCCGCGCAGGCGGAGTGA
- a CDS encoding alpha/beta hydrolase-fold protein produces the protein MKRLRVRAAVSVVALGLLAGCGDGRDFVDASGVPPLPARAADARNGKPRVAEPRGPRSSFTPFRTAGDGTEVVTTKWHGRKSGFTGDIWAWVPPEYHQRQYGTSGFPVLIALPGAYGYPFNYWAGDAFALEERIAQWSRQGKTLPFIVVMPVLNPGRKYYDGSDIPGQPKMGTWLTEDVPDFARANFRTYNSRDGWAFMGSSSGGFAALKTVLKEPRKFKAAIVNGPDTAPDSPMWQGHPEAMRANDPRHLARQLAARKSPPVYLAFELGSKEAAVPDVKRFIKDYTGGPVHSTLFEIPGGVHSGHTYIQRMADSLHWISEQMQGPVPSV, from the coding sequence ATGAAGCGCCTGCGTGTCCGTGCTGCGGTGAGTGTGGTGGCCCTGGGGCTGCTGGCCGGCTGCGGAGACGGCCGGGACTTCGTCGACGCCTCGGGCGTGCCGCCGCTGCCGGCCCGTGCCGCGGACGCCCGCAACGGCAAGCCCCGGGTGGCCGAGCCGCGGGGCCCGCGCTCCTCCTTCACCCCGTTCCGTACGGCCGGGGACGGCACCGAGGTCGTGACGACGAAGTGGCACGGGCGCAAGTCCGGTTTCACCGGGGACATCTGGGCCTGGGTGCCGCCGGAGTACCACCAGCGGCAGTACGGCACGAGCGGCTTCCCGGTTCTGATCGCGCTGCCCGGCGCCTACGGCTATCCGTTCAACTACTGGGCCGGGGACGCCTTCGCGCTGGAGGAGCGGATCGCCCAGTGGTCGCGGCAGGGCAAGACGCTGCCGTTCATCGTCGTGATGCCGGTGCTCAATCCCGGCAGGAAGTACTACGACGGCAGCGACATACCGGGGCAGCCGAAGATGGGCACCTGGCTGACCGAGGACGTGCCGGACTTCGCGCGAGCCAACTTCCGCACGTACAACAGCCGTGACGGCTGGGCCTTCATGGGGTCCTCGTCGGGCGGGTTCGCCGCGCTGAAGACCGTGCTCAAGGAGCCGCGGAAGTTCAAGGCGGCCATCGTCAACGGCCCGGACACGGCGCCGGATTCGCCGATGTGGCAGGGGCACCCCGAGGCGATGCGCGCCAACGACCCACGCCACCTGGCGCGGCAGCTGGCCGCGCGGAAGAGCCCGCCGGTCTATCTGGCCTTCGAGCTCGGCAGCAAGGAGGCGGCGGTGCCCGATGTGAAGCGGTTCATCAAGGACTACACGGGCGGCCCGGTGCACTCCACGCTCTTCGAAATACCGGGTGGTGTGCACAGCGGTCACACCTACATCCAGCGGATGGCCGACTCGCTGCACTGGATCAGCGAGCAGATGCAGGGCCCCGTGCCGTCCGTTTGA
- a CDS encoding DedA family protein, with product MHIQEWLETVPAVSVYLLVGVVIGLESVGIPLPGEIVLVSAAILAATQDHINPVVLGACASAGAIVGDSIGYLIGRKGGQPLLQWAGRKFPKHFGPDHVAMAEAKFDKWGMWAVFFGRFIALLRIFAGPLAGVLKMPYWKFLIANVLGGIIWAGGTTALIYSVGMVAESWLKRFSWLGLVAAAVFGVGSFFLMKYRAKKAAAAREEAEAPVTATVD from the coding sequence TTGCACATCCAGGAGTGGCTCGAGACCGTACCGGCCGTGAGCGTCTACCTCCTGGTGGGGGTGGTGATCGGACTGGAGAGCGTGGGTATTCCGCTGCCCGGCGAGATCGTCCTCGTCAGTGCGGCGATCCTGGCGGCGACCCAGGACCACATCAATCCGGTCGTGCTGGGTGCCTGTGCCTCCGCCGGGGCGATCGTCGGTGACTCCATCGGTTATCTGATCGGCCGCAAGGGAGGCCAGCCCCTGTTGCAGTGGGCGGGCCGGAAATTCCCCAAGCACTTCGGCCCCGACCATGTCGCCATGGCCGAGGCGAAGTTCGACAAGTGGGGCATGTGGGCGGTCTTCTTCGGCCGTTTCATCGCCCTGCTGCGCATCTTCGCCGGCCCGCTCGCCGGCGTACTGAAGATGCCGTACTGGAAGTTCCTGATCGCCAACGTCCTCGGCGGCATCATCTGGGCCGGGGGGACGACCGCGCTGATCTACAGCGTCGGCATGGTCGCCGAGTCGTGGCTCAAGCGCTTCTCCTGGCTCGGGCTGGTCGCCGCCGCGGTGTTCGGCGTCGGCTCCTTCTTCCTCATGAAGTACCGCGCGAAGAAGGCGGCCGCCGCGCGCGAGGAGGCCGAGGCCCCGGTCACCGCGACGGTCGACTGA
- a CDS encoding ATP-binding protein, with protein MTQYFQDPAFWGLIAGTPVAATAIVRGRKKITELRQEKAELKQHYANLENHYAEAVEEAKDRAEEATKTTLKAAMRTLQGLAGEQQLAISKLQEAYGEHKILQDLLDIDHMNSQFARRAQSIAVLCDGWLGRRRHNASLYDVVRSAKGRIRHFTRVEIRSQSNFAIVSRAVEPVALVLAELLDNATSYSAPETMIEINIRPVPKGVCIVVDDAGVGMNEEEKARAARLLSSDHAASVSSLGNPPQFGFTVIGVLAARYGFSVSVDSTSPYGGVRAVVLLPDDLLASLHEPEESPAVAASAPLPPENLPGQPAPGGPAPVPAAAGYPAAGPPYPGSGPMGQQAPAHPVPETTAGGLPKRRRRGAISIVPTDSESTQTPARDSAQAASVMGAFQRGTQSGRRSTNASNEGHEVQ; from the coding sequence ATGACGCAATACTTCCAGGATCCAGCGTTCTGGGGTTTGATCGCTGGCACCCCTGTCGCCGCCACCGCGATTGTTCGCGGCAGAAAAAAGATCACGGAACTCCGACAAGAAAAGGCTGAGCTCAAGCAGCACTACGCCAATCTTGAAAACCACTACGCGGAAGCCGTGGAAGAGGCCAAGGACCGGGCGGAGGAGGCCACCAAGACCACGCTGAAGGCCGCCATGCGGACGCTCCAGGGTCTTGCGGGCGAGCAGCAGCTGGCGATTTCCAAGCTGCAGGAGGCCTATGGCGAGCACAAGATCCTTCAGGATCTGCTCGACATCGACCACATGAACTCGCAGTTTGCGCGGCGCGCGCAGTCCATCGCCGTGCTCTGCGACGGCTGGCTCGGCCGCCGGCGCCACAATGCCTCGCTCTACGACGTGGTGCGCAGCGCGAAGGGCCGTATCCGGCATTTCACGCGTGTCGAGATCCGGTCGCAGAGCAATTTCGCGATCGTGAGCCGCGCCGTGGAGCCGGTGGCTCTCGTGCTCGCCGAGCTGCTGGACAACGCCACCAGCTATTCGGCGCCGGAAACGATGATCGAGATCAATATCCGCCCGGTGCCCAAGGGCGTGTGCATCGTCGTCGACGACGCCGGTGTCGGGATGAACGAGGAGGAGAAGGCGCGGGCTGCCCGGCTGTTGTCGAGCGACCATGCGGCCAGTGTCTCCAGCCTCGGCAACCCGCCGCAGTTCGGATTCACCGTCATCGGCGTGCTGGCCGCCCGCTACGGCTTCAGTGTGTCGGTGGATTCCACCTCTCCCTATGGCGGCGTGCGCGCGGTCGTCCTGCTCCCCGACGATCTACTGGCGTCCCTGCACGAGCCCGAGGAGAGTCCTGCCGTGGCCGCATCCGCCCCGTTGCCGCCCGAGAACCTTCCTGGTCAGCCGGCCCCTGGCGGCCCGGCTCCGGTCCCTGCGGCCGCCGGTTACCCGGCCGCAGGACCTCCGTATCCCGGGTCCGGGCCCATGGGGCAGCAGGCTCCGGCTCACCCGGTTCCGGAGACGACGGCCGGCGGTCTTCCCAAGCGCCGCCGGCGCGGTGCGATATCCATCGTGCCGACCGATTCCGAGAGCACTCAAACCCCGGCCCGCGACAGCGCACAGGCCGCTTCCGTCATGGGGGCATTCCAGCGCGGCACGCAATCCGGCCGTCGTTCCACCAATGCAAGCAATGAAGGGCATGAGGTTCAGTGA